In the Sphingomonas sp. LM7 genome, one interval contains:
- a CDS encoding patatin-like phospholipase family protein encodes MADAEPRPRRVPGLPLPDCVALVLQGGGALGSYQAGVIEGLGDARIEVDWVAGISIGAVNAALFAGNPPETRLAAIRAFWEGVTGALPDFSIPLSDTAREFAHEWAAATVLMGGVPGFFRPRTIPPTFALPGSPSALSFYDSEPLRQTLDAHIDWDLLNTGPVRLSVGAVDIASGNFRYFDTADERLDARHIMASGALPPGLPPIEIDGRFYWDGGLVSNTPLTHILDRQGADTLVFQVDLFPAAADLPRTITDVLAREKEIRFSSRTRQVSDDRLRLRQEREAIRRVLAKLPADLADDSDVEALRLLADEKPLSLVHLIYRANAWEGGSRDFEFSARSMHEHWQAGRAAVAETMANAQLVAANILDGKTAAFDLTHR; translated from the coding sequence ATGGCCGACGCCGAACCCCGCCCGCGCCGCGTCCCGGGCCTGCCGCTGCCGGACTGCGTCGCGTTGGTGCTGCAGGGCGGCGGCGCGCTGGGCAGCTACCAGGCCGGCGTGATCGAAGGGCTCGGCGACGCGCGCATCGAAGTGGATTGGGTCGCCGGCATCTCGATCGGCGCCGTCAACGCCGCGCTGTTCGCCGGCAATCCGCCTGAAACGCGCCTCGCCGCGATCCGCGCCTTCTGGGAAGGCGTCACCGGCGCGCTCCCCGATTTCTCAATACCGCTAAGCGATACCGCGCGCGAGTTCGCCCATGAATGGGCCGCCGCGACGGTGCTGATGGGCGGCGTCCCGGGCTTTTTCCGCCCGCGCACTATCCCGCCCACCTTCGCGCTTCCCGGCAGCCCGAGTGCGCTCAGCTTCTACGACAGCGAACCGCTCCGCCAGACGCTCGACGCGCATATCGACTGGGACTTGCTCAACACCGGCCCGGTCCGCCTCTCGGTCGGCGCGGTCGACATCGCCAGCGGCAATTTCCGCTATTTCGATACCGCCGACGAACGCCTCGACGCGCGCCATATCATGGCTTCGGGGGCGCTGCCGCCGGGCCTGCCTCCGATCGAAATCGACGGACGCTTCTATTGGGACGGCGGCCTCGTCTCGAACACCCCGCTCACCCATATCTTGGATCGCCAGGGCGCGGACACGCTCGTCTTCCAGGTCGATCTCTTCCCCGCCGCCGCGGACTTGCCGCGTACGATCACCGACGTGCTCGCCCGCGAAAAGGAAATCCGCTTCTCCAGCCGCACCCGCCAGGTTTCCGACGATCGCCTCCGCCTGCGCCAGGAGCGCGAGGCGATCCGCCGCGTCCTCGCCAAGCTGCCCGCCGACCTCGCCGACGACTCCGATGTCGAAGCGCTGCGCCTTCTCGCCGACGAGAAGCCGCTCAGCCTCGTCCACCTGATCTATCGCGCCAATGCCTGGGAAGGCGGATCGCGCGACTTCGAATTCTCCGCGCGCTCCATGCACGAACATTGGCAGGCCGGCCGCGCCGCAGTCGCCGAGACCATGGCCAATGCCCAGCTCGTCGCGGCCAACATCCTCGACGGCAAGACCGCCGCCTTCGACCTCACGCACCGTTAG
- a CDS encoding nitronate monooxygenase family protein → MSPAAARFLALTGARLPIVQAPMAGAGGVALAVAAIRGGALGSLPCALLTSEQVRAQVAEVRAAVSGPLNLNFFCHVLPAPPDEGAWRALLAPYYTEEDVTPGDPPPLRRPFDAAMCAVVEELRPEVVSFHFGLPDAGLLARVKAVASVFGNATTAAEAHWLAAQGCDAVIAQGAEAGGHAGWFLDGHRPTPLAALLDAVVATGVPAIAAGGIIDAAGVRAALNARAAAVQLGTAYLATPESTISAPYRALLGTAAAADAVFTNLLSGREARGIRNRLMRELGPVRDEAPAFPYASNALAPLRAHAESEGRGDYSPLWAGAGAARVQAIGAEALTRILGQETE, encoded by the coding sequence GTGAGTCCGGCCGCCGCCCGTTTCCTCGCATTGACTGGCGCGCGCCTGCCGATCGTGCAGGCGCCGATGGCGGGGGCGGGCGGCGTCGCGCTGGCGGTGGCGGCGATACGGGGCGGGGCGCTGGGGTCGCTGCCCTGTGCGTTGCTGACGTCCGAGCAGGTGCGGGCGCAAGTCGCCGAGGTGCGCGCGGCGGTGAGCGGACCGCTCAATCTCAACTTCTTCTGCCATGTGCTGCCGGCGCCGCCCGACGAGGGCGCGTGGCGGGCGCTGCTCGCGCCTTATTATACCGAGGAGGACGTGACGCCGGGCGATCCGCCGCCGCTGCGCCGGCCCTTCGATGCGGCGATGTGCGCGGTGGTCGAGGAATTGCGGCCCGAGGTGGTGAGCTTTCACTTCGGATTGCCTGACGCCGGGTTGCTGGCGCGGGTGAAGGCCGTCGCGAGCGTGTTTGGCAACGCGACCACGGCTGCGGAGGCTCATTGGCTGGCGGCGCAGGGATGCGACGCTGTGATCGCGCAGGGCGCCGAAGCGGGGGGGCATGCGGGATGGTTTCTCGATGGGCATCGGCCGACGCCGTTGGCGGCACTGCTGGATGCGGTGGTGGCGACGGGCGTGCCGGCGATCGCTGCAGGCGGGATCATCGATGCGGCCGGGGTGCGGGCGGCGCTCAATGCCCGCGCGGCGGCGGTGCAGCTTGGGACTGCCTATCTTGCGACGCCCGAAAGCACGATCTCGGCGCCCTATCGCGCGTTGCTCGGCACTGCGGCGGCGGCGGATGCGGTGTTCACCAATTTGCTGTCGGGACGTGAGGCGCGCGGGATCCGCAATCGGCTGATGCGCGAACTGGGGCCGGTGCGCGACGAGGCGCCGGCTTTCCCCTATGCGTCGAACGCGCTGGCGCCGTTGCGCGCGCATGCTGAGAGCGAGGGACGCGGGGATTATTCGCCGCTCTGGGCCGGGGCGGGCGCGGCGCGCGTGCAGGCGATCGGGGCGGAGGCGCTGACGCGGATACTGGGACAGGAGACGGAATGA
- a CDS encoding alpha/beta hydrolase encodes MTDTPEAPAPERPKLAYRHTPGRGPTIVFLCGYASDMNGTKALALQQWAQRSGRAFLRFDYAGCGESEGEFEDQTLALWRDDALRVIDAVVQGPVVLVGSSMGGWVMLMLAKSRPELVAGMVGIAAAPDFTDWGFTQAEKLTILQYGWIEKPNDYGDAPTVTTRGFWASGEANRVMIGPIAFDGPVRLLQGQRDKEVPWERAARLAELIRSDAVQTVLVKDGDHRLSRDSDLALILRSVEDVLSLCSSSS; translated from the coding sequence ATGACCGATACCCCCGAAGCACCCGCGCCCGAGCGGCCCAAACTCGCCTATCGCCACACGCCCGGACGCGGGCCGACGATCGTGTTCCTGTGCGGCTATGCTTCGGACATGAATGGCACCAAGGCGCTGGCGCTGCAGCAATGGGCGCAGCGCAGCGGCCGCGCGTTCCTGCGCTTCGACTATGCCGGCTGCGGCGAAAGCGAAGGCGAATTCGAGGATCAGACCCTCGCGCTGTGGCGCGACGATGCGCTGCGGGTGATCGATGCGGTGGTGCAGGGACCGGTGGTGCTGGTCGGATCGTCGATGGGCGGCTGGGTGATGCTGATGCTCGCCAAGTCGCGGCCCGAGCTGGTCGCGGGAATGGTGGGGATCGCGGCGGCGCCCGACTTCACCGACTGGGGTTTCACTCAGGCCGAAAAGCTGACGATCCTGCAATATGGCTGGATCGAGAAGCCCAACGACTATGGCGACGCGCCGACGGTTACGACGCGCGGCTTCTGGGCGTCGGGCGAGGCCAATCGGGTGATGATCGGGCCGATCGCATTCGACGGGCCGGTGCGGCTGCTCCAGGGGCAGCGCGACAAGGAAGTGCCGTGGGAACGCGCTGCGCGGCTCGCCGAGCTGATCCGTTCAGATGCAGTGCAGACGGTGCTGGTCAAGGACGGCGACCACCGGCTCTCGCGCGATTCCGATCTCGCGCTGATCCTCCGGTCTGTCGAGGACGTGCTATCCCTATGTTCTTCTTCCTCCTGA
- a CDS encoding tetratricopeptide repeat protein, with translation MFFFLLSLQAATTAAPPVGQEPPRYAECMDLATGDPSQGVAAASKWRVEGGGMLARQCLGVAYANQKRWPSAAAAFEEAAREAESAHDIRSSNYWAQAGNAWLAAGDPVKARAALDAALATGLLRGLALGEARLDRARVLVAAGDMDGARSDLDRALADAKADPLAWLLSATLARRQGDLVRAKADITEALQRAGDDAQVQLEAGNIAASAGDEAGARAAWGRVLELAPGSPSAESARKALAQFGASER, from the coding sequence ATGTTCTTCTTCCTCCTGAGCCTTCAGGCCGCGACCACCGCGGCGCCCCCGGTTGGGCAGGAGCCGCCGCGCTATGCCGAGTGCATGGACCTCGCGACCGGCGATCCTTCGCAGGGCGTGGCGGCGGCGAGCAAGTGGCGCGTCGAGGGTGGCGGCATGCTGGCGCGGCAATGCCTGGGCGTCGCCTATGCCAACCAGAAGCGCTGGCCCTCGGCGGCGGCGGCGTTCGAGGAAGCCGCGCGCGAGGCCGAGAGCGCGCACGATATCCGCTCGTCCAATTACTGGGCGCAGGCGGGCAACGCCTGGCTGGCCGCCGGCGACCCGGTCAAGGCGCGTGCGGCGCTCGACGCGGCGCTGGCGACCGGGTTGTTGCGCGGGCTGGCGCTGGGCGAGGCGCGGCTGGATCGCGCGCGGGTGCTGGTCGCGGCGGGCGACATGGACGGTGCGCGGAGCGATCTGGATCGCGCGCTGGCCGATGCCAAGGCCGATCCGCTGGCCTGGCTGCTCTCGGCGACGCTGGCGCGGCGGCAGGGCGATCTTGTGCGGGCCAAGGCCGACATCACCGAGGCGCTGCAGCGCGCCGGCGACGATGCGCAGGTTCAGCTGGAGGCAGGCAATATCGCCGCGAGCGCGGGCGACGAAGCGGGCGCGCGGGCGGCATGGGGCCGGGTGCTGGAACTGGCGCCGGGGAGCCCCTCGGCGGAATCAGCGCGCAAGGCGCTGGCGCAGTTCGGGGCGAGCGAGCGATAA
- a CDS encoding VOC family protein has product MHYLHTMIRVTDPEATVRFFELLGLEEVRRMENEKGRFTLIFLAAPEDSNGPGKRANAEVELTYNWPAEDGSAPEEYGGGRNFGHLAYRVDDIYATCQRLKDGGVTINRPPRDGHMAFVRTPDNISIELLQAGDPLSPAEPWASMPNTGNW; this is encoded by the coding sequence ATGCACTATCTCCACACCATGATCCGCGTCACCGACCCGGAGGCGACCGTGCGGTTCTTCGAGCTGCTGGGGCTGGAGGAAGTGCGGCGGATGGAGAACGAGAAGGGACGGTTCACGCTGATCTTCCTCGCCGCGCCGGAGGATTCGAACGGGCCGGGCAAGCGCGCCAATGCCGAAGTCGAGCTCACCTATAACTGGCCCGCCGAGGACGGCAGCGCACCCGAGGAATATGGCGGCGGGCGCAATTTCGGGCATCTGGCCTATCGGGTCGACGATATCTACGCGACGTGCCAGCGGCTGAAGGACGGTGGCGTCACGATCAACCGTCCGCCGCGCGACGGGCACATGGCGTTCGTGCGTACGCCCGACAATATCTCGATCGAGTTGCTGCAAGCGGGCGATCCGCTCAGCCCAGCCGAGCCCTGGGCGTCGATGCCGAATACCGGCAACTGGTGA
- a CDS encoding YjgN family protein gives MDQEDAGARAFEFHGSWREFAPIAFTNLLLSIVTLGIYTFWAKARERHYLWSQTRFIDDRLEWTGTGLELFIGYVMAFFLFIVPLGLIQFAIQALAIRGEDGLAGLLIVIFYLGFLYLVGVAIYRALRYRLSRTYWHGIRGGSDDQGFGYALSHLWKTIVGSLVLGLLVPWAMVNLWNERWNRMSFGPYQFQSGARVTEAVMLRYLLYYLVPIVLFIGGIVLVFTVGPAMANSPEGAQAALIIFLVVGYIGFFVVLGLIALTFYAAYFREVVSKLSLGGLDFEFGARTKDWLMLFLGNVALVVCTLGIGAIFLGYRNWAFFVRHMQAYGTLDLDDFTQSTTREPKQGEGLLDAFDVGAF, from the coding sequence ATGGATCAGGAAGATGCGGGCGCGCGCGCGTTCGAATTTCACGGCAGCTGGCGCGAATTCGCACCGATCGCCTTCACCAATCTGCTGCTGTCGATCGTCACGCTCGGGATCTACACCTTCTGGGCAAAGGCACGCGAGCGGCACTATCTGTGGAGCCAGACGCGCTTCATCGACGACCGGCTGGAATGGACCGGCACCGGGCTGGAGCTGTTCATCGGCTATGTGATGGCATTCTTCCTGTTCATCGTGCCGCTGGGGCTGATCCAGTTCGCGATCCAGGCTCTGGCGATCCGCGGCGAGGATGGGCTGGCCGGGTTGCTGATCGTGATATTCTACCTTGGCTTCCTGTATCTGGTGGGCGTCGCGATCTATCGTGCGCTGCGTTACCGGCTTAGCCGCACTTATTGGCACGGGATTCGCGGCGGCAGCGACGATCAGGGCTTCGGCTATGCGCTGTCGCATCTGTGGAAGACGATCGTCGGCTCGCTGGTGCTCGGCCTGCTCGTCCCCTGGGCGATGGTCAATCTGTGGAACGAGCGCTGGAACCGGATGAGCTTCGGGCCATACCAGTTCCAGTCGGGCGCGCGCGTCACCGAAGCAGTGATGCTGCGCTACCTGCTATATTATCTGGTGCCGATCGTGTTGTTCATCGGCGGCATCGTGCTGGTGTTCACGGTCGGCCCGGCAATGGCCAATTCGCCCGAGGGCGCGCAGGCGGCGCTGATTATCTTCCTGGTAGTCGGCTATATCGGCTTCTTCGTCGTGCTCGGGCTGATCGCACTGACCTTCTACGCAGCCTATTTCCGCGAAGTGGTCAGCAAGCTGTCGCTCGGCGGGCTGGACTTCGAGTTCGGCGCGCGCACCAAGGACTGGCTGATGCTGTTCCTGGGCAATGTCGCATTGGTGGTGTGCACGCTCGGCATCGGGGCGATCTTCCTGGGCTACCGCAACTGGGCGTTCTTCGTGCGCCACATGCAGGCCTATGGCACGCTCGACTTGGACGACTTCACGCAATCGACGACGCGCGAGCCCAAGCAAGGCGAGGGGCTGCTGGATGCATTCGATGTCGGCGCCTTCTGA
- a CDS encoding neutral zinc metallopeptidase, whose product MRLDDLDPTDNARDWGSGGGGGGGFGLLGLLPLLLGRGLGCGGVALLGIGALIYFAVMGGGGLLGGGGTQTAPGQTQGAAKACDTQAELFACRVMTSTEQVWSQVFAEQGQRYQPATINFFTGSVQSACGQASAAVGPFYCPGDQGVFLDTGFFDELDKRFGAKGDFARAYVVGHEVGHHIQNLEGTSAKVSQAQGRASRTEGNKLSVLLELQADCYAGVWAKRSGRLETGDIEEGMAAANAIGDDTLQRQGQGEVVPDSFTHGSSAQRKQWLQRGLESGDPAACNTFDARM is encoded by the coding sequence ATGCGGCTCGACGATCTCGACCCCACCGACAATGCGCGCGACTGGGGTTCGGGCGGCGGCGGAGGCGGCGGCTTCGGGCTGCTCGGCCTGTTGCCGCTGCTGCTCGGGCGCGGGCTGGGCTGCGGCGGCGTCGCACTGCTCGGGATCGGCGCGCTGATCTATTTCGCGGTGATGGGCGGCGGCGGGCTGCTCGGCGGCGGCGGCACGCAGACCGCACCGGGTCAGACCCAGGGCGCGGCCAAGGCGTGCGACACGCAGGCGGAGCTGTTCGCCTGCCGGGTGATGACCAGCACCGAGCAGGTGTGGAGCCAGGTGTTCGCCGAACAGGGCCAGCGCTACCAGCCCGCGACGATCAACTTCTTCACGGGATCGGTCCAGTCGGCATGCGGCCAGGCATCGGCCGCGGTCGGCCCCTTTTACTGCCCGGGCGACCAGGGGGTGTTCCTCGACACCGGCTTCTTCGACGAGCTCGACAAGCGGTTCGGCGCGAAGGGCGATTTCGCCCGCGCCTATGTCGTCGGGCACGAAGTGGGCCACCATATCCAGAATCTCGAAGGCACCTCGGCCAAGGTCAGCCAGGCGCAGGGGCGTGCCTCGCGCACCGAGGGCAACAAGCTGTCGGTGCTGCTCGAGCTGCAGGCGGATTGCTATGCCGGCGTCTGGGCCAAGCGCAGCGGGCGGCTGGAAACGGGCGATATCGAGGAAGGCATGGCGGCGGCGAACGCGATCGGCGACGATACCCTCCAGCGCCAGGGTCAGGGCGAAGTGGTGCCCGACAGCTTCACCCACGGCAGCTCGGCCCAGCGCAAGCAATGGCTGCAGCGCGGGCTGGAGAGCGGCGATCCGGCGGCGTGCAACACCTTCGATGCCCGGATGTGA
- a CDS encoding M48 family metallopeptidase, translating to MSAPSDSDGPVRVWHYDGASGVRREPLMVPAGDGFVLAEHGREDGPYAFEDLVAQGVVDGAPRYGLKKRPGWSVTFPGPMPAGIATRLPGARRYGGMIDRIGLWPAVGAFTAVSALVIAVLMTVPSLVARMIPRSVEARMGALMVGDFGERACTDPEGMAALQAMATRMQMREGVDLRVVDVPMVNAVTLPGGHVVLFSGLLKQASSPDEVAGVLAHELGHVENRDVLESLVRQLGLSVVLGGLDGNVGGYTNALLSASYSRGAETRADAFAIDALRQAQVSPHATAAFFQRLSKSEIKVKGADALLGYMASHPMSSERERRFAASAGKAGYTPVLDGAQWQALKGICGAGSGEWKRSRLGF from the coding sequence ATGTCGGCGCCTTCTGATTCCGACGGCCCAGTCCGCGTCTGGCACTATGACGGCGCCAGCGGAGTCCGCCGCGAGCCGCTGATGGTGCCGGCCGGCGACGGCTTCGTTCTGGCCGAGCATGGCCGCGAGGACGGACCCTATGCGTTCGAGGACCTCGTCGCGCAGGGCGTGGTCGATGGCGCGCCGCGCTATGGGCTCAAGAAGCGGCCGGGGTGGAGCGTGACCTTTCCCGGGCCGATGCCCGCCGGGATCGCCACGCGGCTGCCCGGCGCGCGGCGCTATGGCGGGATGATCGACCGGATCGGGCTGTGGCCGGCAGTGGGCGCGTTCACCGCGGTCTCGGCGCTGGTGATCGCGGTGCTCATGACGGTGCCCTCGCTGGTCGCGCGGATGATCCCGCGCTCGGTCGAGGCGCGGATGGGCGCTCTGATGGTCGGCGATTTCGGCGAGCGTGCGTGCACCGATCCGGAGGGCATGGCGGCACTGCAGGCGATGGCGACGCGGATGCAGATGCGCGAGGGCGTTGACCTGCGCGTGGTCGACGTGCCGATGGTCAATGCCGTGACGCTGCCGGGCGGGCATGTCGTGCTGTTCAGCGGGCTGCTCAAACAGGCTTCGTCGCCCGACGAAGTGGCCGGGGTGCTCGCGCACGAGCTGGGGCATGTCGAGAACCGCGACGTGCTCGAATCGCTGGTGCGGCAATTGGGGTTGAGCGTGGTGCTGGGCGGGCTGGACGGCAATGTCGGCGGCTATACCAACGCTTTGCTCTCGGCGAGCTATTCGCGCGGGGCGGAGACGCGGGCGGACGCCTTTGCGATCGACGCGCTGCGGCAGGCGCAGGTCTCGCCGCACGCGACTGCGGCATTCTTTCAGCGGCTGTCGAAGAGCGAGATCAAGGTGAAGGGCGCCGATGCACTGCTCGGCTATATGGCGAGCCACCCGATGTCGTCCGAGCGCGAGCGGCGGTTTGCGGCGAGCGCGGGCAAGGCGGGATACACGCCGGTGCTCGACGGCGCGCAGTGGCAGGCGCTGAAGGGGATTTGCGGCGCGGGTTCGGGCGAGTGGAAGCGCAGCCGGCTTGGGTTTTAG
- a CDS encoding 3-hydroxybutyrate dehydrogenase: MFLKGKSAIVTGSTSGIGLAYAKTLAAEGASVMINGFGDAAAIETERAALEATSGAKALYDAADMSKPDQIAAMVARAEKELGSVDILISNAGIQHVAPIDEFPIEKWDAIIAINLSSTFHLMRAAIPGMKARNWGRIITTASAHSLVASPNKSAYVTAKHGIAGLTKTAALEVATHGITVNCISPGYVWTPLVENQIPDTMKTRGLTREQVINDVLLDAQPTKQFVQPEQVAALALFLCRDEAAAITGANYSMDGGWTAA, translated from the coding sequence ATGTTCCTCAAAGGCAAGTCCGCAATCGTCACCGGCTCGACCTCCGGCATCGGCCTCGCTTATGCCAAGACGCTCGCCGCCGAGGGCGCTTCGGTGATGATCAACGGTTTCGGCGACGCCGCCGCGATCGAGACCGAACGCGCCGCGCTCGAAGCCACCAGCGGCGCGAAGGCGCTGTACGACGCCGCCGATATGTCCAAGCCCGACCAGATCGCCGCGATGGTCGCACGCGCCGAGAAGGAGCTCGGCAGCGTCGATATCCTGATCTCGAACGCCGGCATCCAGCACGTCGCCCCGATCGACGAATTCCCGATCGAGAAATGGGACGCGATCATCGCGATCAACCTGTCCTCGACCTTCCACCTGATGCGCGCCGCCATTCCGGGCATGAAGGCGCGCAACTGGGGCCGGATCATCACCACCGCCAGCGCGCACAGCCTCGTCGCCAGCCCCAACAAATCGGCCTATGTCACTGCCAAACACGGCATCGCCGGCCTGACCAAGACCGCCGCGCTCGAAGTCGCCACCCACGGCATCACGGTCAACTGCATCTCGCCGGGCTATGTCTGGACGCCGCTGGTCGAGAACCAGATCCCCGACACGATGAAGACCCGCGGCCTCACCCGCGAACAGGTCATAAACGACGTGTTGCTCGACGCGCAGCCGACCAAGCAATTCGTCCAGCCGGAACAAGTTGCCGCGCTCGCGCTATTCCTGTGCCGGGACGAGGCCGCGGCGATCACCGGGGCCAATTATTCGATGGATGGCGGCTGGACGGCGGCCTAA